A window of the Bacteroidia bacterium genome harbors these coding sequences:
- a CDS encoding tetratricopeptide repeat protein: MKPYLLPLVPLLALFPSFHAKADTLLDSLRRELRNAHHDTSRVRLYVSMAYRYGWNSSDSSIFYANRALDLSKKLSYSHGLYHGHHLLANACFITGEFAKGMTEEKKALAVARLVKNDEWEYRSINSLGLLYLQADKFKDAIPLFYELIGRAEKNSDGRSLGSAYNNLANCYLKLGNYDESLKWRKKAITIRLKRNVPNELADSYNDLGETYLQLDLPDSAVFYFKKCLEIKENIGDEEMCALSTLNLGATYLKLGDYRKAKDYLARSMHWTNRINSNLYRIEILKYQAEIAGKENDHAQEAGILKQLLLFKDSVYNEENRRQMNQLHAEFESERKELQIKALETEKYAEESRGRIILTVSVAGLVLLSVFLLIVFNRFRVTRRQKSEIENQKILVEEKQKEILDSIHYAKRIQNSLMPTEKYIHSKIPSKK; this comes from the coding sequence GTGAAACCTTACCTGCTTCCACTCGTCCCGCTACTGGCCTTGTTCCCCTCTTTCCATGCAAAGGCAGATACCCTCCTTGACTCCCTGCGCAGGGAACTCCGGAATGCACATCACGACACATCAAGGGTTCGGCTATATGTAAGCATGGCCTATCGTTACGGATGGAATTCTTCCGACAGCAGTATCTTTTATGCAAACCGCGCACTGGATCTTTCTAAAAAGCTTAGTTATTCGCATGGTTTGTACCACGGGCATCATCTGTTGGCAAATGCCTGCTTCATTACCGGTGAATTTGCCAAGGGAATGACGGAGGAGAAAAAAGCACTCGCCGTTGCCCGGCTGGTAAAAAATGACGAATGGGAATACCGATCTATCAACAGCCTGGGCCTGCTTTACCTTCAGGCTGACAAATTCAAGGACGCCATTCCGCTTTTTTATGAACTGATCGGAAGGGCGGAGAAAAATTCGGATGGCCGTTCTCTTGGATCCGCATATAACAATCTGGCCAATTGTTATCTTAAGCTCGGGAATTACGATGAGTCGCTCAAATGGCGGAAAAAAGCCATCACCATTCGCCTGAAAAGAAATGTCCCCAATGAACTGGCCGATTCATACAACGATCTTGGGGAAACCTACCTGCAGTTGGATCTTCCGGACAGTGCAGTCTTCTACTTTAAGAAGTGCCTGGAAATAAAAGAAAACATTGGCGATGAAGAAATGTGTGCCCTTTCAACCCTCAATCTGGGTGCAACATATCTGAAACTCGGAGATTACAGGAAAGCAAAAGATTACCTGGCGCGAAGCATGCACTGGACCAACAGGATTAATTCGAACCTTTACCGGATCGAGATCCTCAAATATCAGGCTGAGATTGCAGGAAAAGAAAATGACCATGCGCAGGAAGCAGGAATATTAAAACAACTCCTTCTTTTTAAAGACAGTGTGTACAATGAGGAAAACCGAAGGCAGATGAATCAGCTGCACGCTGAATTTGAATCAGAAAGGAAAGAATTGCAAATCAAAGCCCTGGAAACCGAAAAATATGCGGAGGAAAGCCGTGGAAGGATCATTCTCACCGTTTCTGTAGCCGGCCTGGTGCTGCTGAGTGTGTTTTTACTCATTGTATTTAACCGCTTCCGTGTCACACGAAGGCAAAAATCAGAAATTGAAAATCAAAAAATACTGGTAGAAGAAAAACAAAAAGAGATCCTGGATTCCATTCACTATGCCAAACGCATCCAGAATAGTCTGATGCCAACGGAGAAGTACATCCATTCGAAAATCCCATCAAAAAAATGA
- a CDS encoding CotH kinase family protein, whose translation MKTISLFFGLLITGILFSQPYNNDGDTLFASSFIHEIRFNFYHPAYYDSLMLSHTTDTYYVCDMVFDGVTFPTVGVKFKGNSSFNILSQKKSMKVDLDYIIPSQDLDDLNKFNLNNLYHDPTCLREKLMADFLNRNQLPGPRVTYAKVYYNNVYWGLYTLVEEVNKDFLDGWFNDKRGNLFKGDPSGDLKWINSSPSSYYNKYELHTNETQNDWSDLVEYLDKINNYSLSGIRDTLDRYMDVPGFLKYEALCDIFVSLDSYIGSRHNYFVYHDSITDRFRWVFWDINSCFGVFNQSMSVAQMEGLSMTYLGTPPQDRPLAWRLMQDPLTLQELSYWFCVFLQEDQFSNTALDPRIDSLSDRIRNDVYSDPNYTYTNQQFEDNRTIVVAADNKNYPGLKPFIGARRDTLTSQLAAYGCYLGTSSEGNPALLKLYPNPAHDGVTIIYPDGLNEEMIPQLFDLTGQCVREFAKVQAGEQKIQIPVSGIRPGVYLLRMGGARGTVPLRLVIF comes from the coding sequence TTCTCTTATGCTATCCCATACCACCGACACCTATTATGTGTGCGACATGGTATTCGACGGGGTGACTTTCCCGACTGTAGGAGTAAAATTCAAAGGAAATTCCTCCTTTAATATCCTCAGTCAGAAAAAGTCTATGAAGGTGGATCTGGATTACATTATCCCTTCCCAGGACCTTGACGACTTGAACAAATTCAACCTGAATAATCTATATCATGACCCTACCTGCCTGCGGGAAAAACTAATGGCAGATTTTCTCAACCGGAATCAGCTCCCCGGACCCAGGGTAACCTATGCCAAGGTGTATTATAATAATGTTTACTGGGGATTGTACACACTGGTGGAGGAAGTCAATAAGGATTTTCTCGACGGCTGGTTCAACGACAAGAGAGGAAATCTGTTTAAGGGAGATCCCAGCGGCGATCTCAAATGGATCAACAGCAGTCCTTCTTCTTACTACAACAAGTACGAACTGCACACCAATGAAACGCAAAACGACTGGTCAGATTTGGTAGAATATCTTGACAAGATCAATAATTATTCGCTCAGCGGTATCCGGGATACACTGGACCGGTACATGGATGTTCCCGGATTTTTGAAGTACGAAGCTCTTTGTGATATTTTCGTTAGCTTGGATTCATATATCGGTAGCCGCCATAATTATTTTGTCTATCATGATTCAATTACGGATCGTTTTCGATGGGTGTTCTGGGATATTAACTCCTGTTTCGGGGTGTTCAACCAAAGCATGAGTGTGGCACAAATGGAAGGATTGAGCATGACCTATCTGGGCACTCCGCCGCAGGATCGTCCCCTGGCCTGGCGTTTGATGCAGGATCCCCTAACATTGCAGGAGCTGAGCTACTGGTTCTGTGTATTTCTTCAGGAGGACCAGTTTAGCAACACTGCGCTGGATCCGCGGATAGATAGTCTTTCGGATCGGATCCGTAATGATGTATATTCCGATCCGAATTACACATACACCAATCAGCAGTTTGAAGATAACCGTACGATAGTGGTGGCTGCTGATAATAAAAATTACCCCGGGCTGAAGCCTTTTATTGGGGCCAGGAGAGATACACTGACCTCACAACTGGCTGCTTACGGTTGCTATCTTGGTACTTCTTCAGAAGGGAACCCTGCCTTACTTAAGTTGTACCCCAACCCGGCTCACGATGGGGTAACGATTATTTACCCGGACGGACTTAATGAGGAAATGATTCCGCAACTGTTTGATCTGACAGGGCAATGTGTAAGGGAGTTTGCCAAAGTTCAAGCCGGTGAACAGAAAATACAAATTCCGGTTTCAGGCATTCGTCCGGGCGTTTATCTGCTGCGGATGGGTGGTGCGCGGGGTACAGTTCCGCTCAGATTAGTAATCTTCTGA
- a CDS encoding type IX secretion system membrane protein PorP/SprF, with amino-acid sequence MRRLLIIVLASVYGCLYGQQEGLLSQFMYNGALLNPAAAGSQPYWTASATYRKQWLNFDGTPSTQFLSVEGPWKGKKIGLGGSVINDVIGVSRRTDVDAFYSYHLLIGKGYLSMGLRGGISHYSSRLTELTVWDAGDANFGADVRGKIIPNAGTGVYFYLDNFTAGFSVPNLLSHKSGTPISIALSNIPQYQRHYYLHSTGKIKAGEKFFVKPALVFRYVDGAPAQCEVHIAGSYRDLADLGVSYRTGDGLIFITQMNIMKKLRLGYSFDLPLSGLSGYTNGTHEVRLAWLFGEAADKLGVPSFMGN; translated from the coding sequence ATGAGAAGATTGTTAATAATCGTACTGGCCTCGGTATACGGGTGTTTGTACGGACAGCAAGAAGGACTACTTAGTCAATTCATGTATAATGGTGCTTTACTGAATCCCGCGGCAGCGGGAAGTCAGCCCTATTGGACCGCATCCGCTACTTACCGTAAGCAATGGCTTAATTTCGACGGGACCCCTTCGACCCAATTCCTCAGCGTAGAAGGACCCTGGAAGGGAAAGAAAATTGGGTTAGGCGGATCGGTGATCAATGATGTGATTGGGGTATCCAGGCGTACCGATGTGGATGCATTCTACTCCTATCATCTGCTCATTGGGAAAGGGTATCTCAGTATGGGATTACGCGGCGGGATCAGTCATTACAGCAGTCGCCTGACCGAATTGACCGTCTGGGATGCCGGTGATGCCAACTTCGGTGCTGATGTACGGGGAAAAATCATTCCGAACGCCGGCACCGGGGTTTACTTTTATTTGGACAATTTTACGGCAGGGTTTTCGGTTCCAAACCTGCTCTCGCACAAAAGCGGAACACCCATATCCATTGCATTGAGCAATATTCCCCAATACCAGCGACACTATTATCTCCACAGCACAGGAAAGATTAAAGCAGGGGAGAAATTTTTTGTAAAACCTGCGCTTGTCTTCCGTTATGTAGATGGCGCACCTGCTCAGTGTGAGGTGCATATAGCCGGGTCATACAGAGATCTGGCCGACCTTGGGGTGAGTTACAGGACCGGCGATGGTCTGATTTTCATTACGCAAATGAATATCATGAAAAAACTGAGATTGGGATATTCGTTCGACCTCCCCCTCTCCGGTTTGTCGGGATATACCAACGGAACCCATGAGGTGCGCCTGGCCTGGCTGTTCGGAGAGGCAGCCGACAAGTTGGGGGTGCCGAGTTTTATGGGAAATTAA
- a CDS encoding tetratricopeptide repeat protein, with translation MKIGLLLLMLTSYCSLTSGPADSLLRIIRAGKKDTGTVIACTQYARHLAIKGKFDSALYYGTLAANLSRSLKYMRGLAGALNNRGVVYWYKGEYPKALNELKASLIIRKKLRDLKNCGAVYNNIAMVMQDMGNYPDALENHLIGLRYREKCADTAGMAFSHNNISLIYQAQKEYSNAIAELEKAENLFRKTNDLNGLANVYNNLGVIYKMLEKYEDALRMYKLSLKLVEETGNRKEQGNTMNNIGTLYMGWAGKDSIQKKMHYTLAEMHLKSSLRIREGTGDQNGIASSHYNIGNLLIKMGKYADARSHIEKGLEIGLNISSKMVIRESYSGLAFLDSLQGNYRSALRNYMLFIAFRDSMNNEENTRKQVQQEMRYDFEKEQQADSIRQAAEVAKREMSHQQELKQQRWYIYGGITGFLLMLSVAAISFRAYRQKQRDNRIIAKQKELVEEKQKEILDSIHYARRIQRSLLPSEKYIQSRMKK, from the coding sequence ATGAAAATAGGCTTGCTTCTTCTCATGCTCACTTCTTACTGTTCCCTGACCAGTGGTCCTGCAGACTCCCTTCTCCGCATCATCAGGGCAGGTAAAAAAGACACCGGAACGGTTATTGCATGCACGCAGTACGCCCGTCATCTGGCCATCAAGGGTAAATTTGATTCTGCGCTTTATTACGGAACCCTTGCCGCGAACCTGTCGAGAAGTCTGAAGTATATGCGGGGGCTTGCCGGTGCTCTGAATAACCGGGGCGTTGTTTACTGGTATAAAGGAGAATATCCTAAGGCACTGAATGAACTAAAAGCTTCGCTCATCATCCGGAAAAAACTCAGAGATCTAAAAAATTGCGGAGCCGTTTATAACAATATTGCTATGGTTATGCAAGACATGGGCAATTATCCTGATGCACTTGAGAATCATTTAATTGGTTTACGCTATCGTGAAAAATGCGCAGATACAGCAGGAATGGCTTTTTCTCATAATAATATCAGCCTGATTTATCAGGCACAGAAAGAATACTCCAATGCGATCGCAGAGCTGGAAAAAGCTGAAAACCTATTCCGGAAGACGAATGACCTGAACGGATTGGCAAATGTATACAACAATCTGGGCGTCATTTACAAAATGCTGGAAAAATATGAAGATGCTCTTCGCATGTATAAACTCTCACTGAAACTGGTAGAGGAGACAGGAAACAGAAAAGAACAGGGAAACACCATGAATAATATCGGAACATTATACATGGGGTGGGCCGGGAAAGACAGCATCCAAAAGAAAATGCACTACACGCTGGCCGAAATGCATCTGAAATCATCTCTGCGTATCCGCGAGGGAACGGGTGACCAAAACGGAATTGCTTCTTCCCATTACAACATCGGCAACCTGCTGATTAAAATGGGTAAGTATGCAGATGCCAGGTCACATATTGAAAAAGGACTTGAAATTGGTCTGAACATCTCCTCCAAAATGGTGATCAGGGAGTCTTACTCAGGTCTGGCGTTTCTGGATAGTCTGCAGGGTAATTACCGCTCTGCACTTCGGAATTATATGCTTTTTATTGCTTTTCGTGACAGCATGAATAATGAAGAAAACACAAGAAAGCAGGTACAGCAGGAGATGCGTTATGATTTTGAAAAAGAACAGCAAGCTGATAGTATACGTCAGGCCGCCGAGGTAGCCAAACGCGAAATGTCGCATCAGCAGGAGCTAAAGCAGCAACGTTGGTACATTTACGGAGGCATTACAGGCTTTCTTCTGATGCTTTCGGTGGCCGCTATTTCCTTCCGGGCTTACCGACAAAAGCAACGCGATAACCGAATTATTGCCAAACAGAAGGAACTGGTAGAAGAAAAACAAAAAGAGATCCTGGATTCCATTCACTATGCGCGGCGTATACAGCGCAGCTTACTTCCGAGTGAAAAATACATTCAGTCACGAATGAAAAAATAA